The Candidatus Poribacteria bacterium DNA window GCGAAGAGCTACTATCCGAAGGTGTGCTCCACACACACGTACGAGGAGCGTGTCCAGACCATCCGCCACCTGAAGGCGGCGGGTCTGCGGGTGTGCTCAGGAGGCATCATCGGTCTGGGGGAGACGCCTCGACAGCGAGTCGAGCTAGCGTTCGAGCTCCGAGAACTGGACGTGGACATCGTGCCGATCAACTTCCTGAATCCGATTGCCGGAACTCCGCTCGAGCACATGGACCCGCTGTCGCCTAGGGAGTGCCTGCGGACGATCTCGCTGTTCCGGTTCGTCCTTCCCGACAAGGAGATCATGATCGCTGGAGGGCGCGAGGTGAACCTTCGGGACCTGCAGAGCATGATGTTCATGGCGGGAGCGAGCGCGACGATGGTCGGACACTATCTCACGACATCGGGTCGTCGGGCAGAGGACGATCTGTCGATGATCTCCGATCTGGGGTTGTCTTGGGACTGGCACGAGGAGTGATGGCTCCGGCGCTGGGTTCGAGCATCGAAGCGATGTCTACCGGTAATGGGTGCGTGACGTTTGACTGGTACGTCGGTCGCGGGAGCCTCTGGCGGCCGTCACGGTGCGCGACGAAGCGGCTCTGACCGCAACGGGCCGCGATTGCCATGGGCAGAATGGATCGCACGACGAAGGAGAAACACATGACCCGGTGTAGGCGGGATCGGACGCGCGCTGCGAATGGAATCGCGCTGACGTTCGGCATGGCGCTGCTCGTCGGCATCACGCAGAGCGTGATGGGCCAGGTATCGTTCCAGCAATTGCGCGAGCCGAACACCGACATCTCATTCAACGCGATGTCGGTCGCCGCGCCGGGCACCATTGTGCTCGCCGGTGAGCAGGTCTTCGAGAACGAAAAGGGTGTCGTTTCGGTCAGCTCCGATCGCGGCAAGACGTGGGCTTTGGTCAAGGGTCTCACTCGCGGGCGCCTGCTGGGTGTCACGATGGTGGACGGTATGAACGGGTGGGCTGTAGGTGAGGGCGGCGCAGTGGTCGCCACGACGGACGGCGGCAAGAAGTGGACGTCTCAGACCAGCAAGGTTCTCGTCGATCTGTACGACGTCTTCTTCCTCAACCCGCGCAAAGGCTGGGCGGTCGGTGCGAACAGCACCGTCGTGACGACTTCGGATGGCGGGCGCACATGGCAGGTACTCGCCGGCGGGCAGCCCAGCGGTCAGGTTGGCGAAGGCGAAGTGATGCTGATGGGCGTGTCTTTCATCTCTGAGACGGTCGGGTTCGCCGCTGGAGCCGGGGAGACGGGCGTCATTCGGTCGACCACCGATGGCGGGAAGACCTGGAAGGTCGTCCACACAACCGAAGACGGGCTGTTCGACATCTCGTTCTCGAGCCCGCGCCAGGGATGGGCGGTTGGGAAGTTCGGCACGGTCATCATGACCTCGGACGGCGGGGCGACCTGGAAGGCGCAGCCCGGCGGCAGCGAAGAGGACCTGATCGGCGTCGAAGCCGGAGACGACAAGAACGTGTGGGCTTCCGGCGAGTACGGGGCGATTGCCTATACGACGAATGGCGGAACCAAGTGGAACTCCGTGTCGGTTCCAGTGACGATTGGCGGCAAGTCGAAGCCGCTGACGGCGAAGGTCAGCGACATCGCCGCCATCAAGAACGAAGCGTGGGCGATGACGGACTTCGGGCGAGTCATCTACTTCGTCGCCAAGTGACGGGGATCGCGTGACGGTTCAGCCACGCTCACCGGAACTCGCCGATCGGATAGCGCGGCTCGGTACGGAGTCAGCCTTCCTCGTATTGAGCCGCGCCCAAGCGCTCGAGGCGTCCGGCAGGTCGGTCGTGCATCTGGAGATCGGTCAGCCGGACTTCCCTACCCCCGAACACATCTGTGACGCCGCCATTCGCGCTATCCGCGATGGAGCGACCGGCTACTCGGCTACGGAGGGTATCCGCCCATTGCGAGAGGCGGTCGCTGAGCAGATCTCCGCGTCGCGCGGCGTCGAGGTCTCGCCCGAAGAGGTAGCCGTCACGCCTGGGGCGAAGCCACTTCTGTTCTTCGCTGCGCTCGCCTGCGTACGTCCCGGCGACGAGGTGATCTACCCGGATCCTGGGTTCCCGATCTACGAATCGGTCATCCGGTTCGCCGGCGGGGTTCCAGTGCCGCTGCCGCTGTGCCCGGAGCTCGGCTTCGGCTTCCAGGAAGAGGAGTTGCGACGTCGGGTATCGCCCAAGACACGGATGTGCATCCTGAACTCGCCGCAGAACCCAACGGGCGGCACGCTCCGCCAGGAGGATGTTCGACTGATCTGCGAGCTCTCCGCAGAGCACGGGTTCTGGGTGCTCGCGGACGAAGTGTACTCAGAGCTGGTCTATTCCGGTTCCCATGTGAGCCCTCTGAGCCACGACGGGATGCGCGACCGGACGATCCTCGTGGATGGAGCCAGCAAGACGTTCGCGATGACCGGCTGGCGTCTCGGCTGGGGTGTCATGCCCAAGGCGGTCGTCGAAGCGGTCTCCCGACTGATGGTGAACTCCAACTCGTGCACGGCGACGTTCGTCCAACACGCCGGGATCGCCGCGTTGCGCGGACCACGGGAGCCCTTACGCCGGATGCTCGAGGAGTTCCGAGCTCGTCGCGACATGCTCATCGCTGGACTCAACGGCATCGACGGCATACGGTGCGGAAGTCCGAACGGTGCGTTCTACGCGTTCCCGGACGTTCGCGGAGTCTCCGACGATGATCGGGCGTTTGCCGAGTCTCTGCTGGCGGACCAGGGAGTGGCGACGCTGTGGGGATCATCCTTCGGCGCGCAGGGCAAGGGACACCTGCGGCTCTCCTATGCCACGCGGCGCGAGCAACTGGAACTCGGGCTCGCGGGCATCCGCAAGCACGTTGAGAAGCTGAAGGGCTAGCGCCCGGGTGCCAGCCGACGCGCCGTGTTCCGCCCGTTCGAGCGAAGGAGTGGTCGGTGTCAGTGAGCCATCCGAAGATCGTCGTTCAGGTTCCCGCCAGCACGTCGAACCTCGGGTCCGGCTTCGATACCCTCGGAATGGCGCTCCAGATCCATTCCCGATACACGTTTGCCGTATGGGATGGCGAAGGTCTCTGTCACATCACAGCTTCGGGCTTGAACTCGGACGAGATCCCGCGAGACAGCACGAACCTTGCCTACCGCGCCTACCGCTCGCTCTACGAGCTCGCGGGACTGGACCCCCCGCCGGTCGCCATTCACATCGTCAACGGAATCCCTCTCGAACGGGGTCTCGGTGGAAGCGCGTCGGCGATCCTCGCCGGACTGCTCGCGAGCAACGCGTGGGTCTCCGAGCCCGTGCCGATTCAGCAGGTGCTTCAGCTCGCCACACGCCTCGACGGCCATGCTGACAACGTCGCAGCATCGCTGTACGGCGGTCTCCGCGTCGCGTGCCGAGATGGCGAACGAGTCCATTCCCTCCCGGTGGAGTGCTCGGACGACCTGCAGATCGTGATCGCAATCCCGAAGGTTCGGGTTCCGACAGCGGCGGCGCGATCCGTGCTCCCGCCATCGATCCCCCTCCAAGACGCCGTCTTCAACATCGGCCGAGTCGCCCTCCTCGTGGCTGCGTTCGCCACGCGCGAGTACCGGCACCTGGCTGCCGGCATGGAAGACCGTGTCCATCAGACCTACCGCGAGGCACTTGTGCCGGAAATGCGCGAAGCCTTCACCGCCGCTCGAGAGGCTGGGGCATGGGCCGCTGCGCTGAGCGGATCGGGCCCGACGATCGCGGCATTCTGCATCGGCGCTGCCGAAGAGGTCGCCGAGGCGATGAGAAGTACCTTTGCACGGGCTCGGATCGATGCGACAATCCACATCACGACGATTGACTTTCGCGGCGCGAGCACGAAGGTCGCGGACTGATGGGTTCCTGAATCCCCGAGGGCGATCTCGTTTCGCAGGCGATCGACGTCGATGCCGTGATGATCGCGGGTTCGTTCGTCGATCCCGCTCCCAAGAGCCCGGCAACAGGAGCCCCGAATGTCCGCGCCGTGGTATGCGCAGGATATCCTCGCCATCGTTCGAGCTCTCAAGACGGATCTCAGGACCGGGCTGACCACGCTGGAGGCGGCTTCTCGCGCCCACGACTCCACGAATGCGGACGTGGCGATGGCGCAGCCGAAGCCCCTCTGGTCTGTGATCGTCGAGCAGGCGACGAACGCCCAAACCGCGTTGCTGGCGGCGGCGGGCGTGGGATCGGTGTTGGGGGGGCTCGCGACGGGAACACCCGCATACTGGCAAGGGATCGTCTGCCTCGTCGTGGGCATCGCGATGGTGGCTATCCGTGTATGGCTCCGCATTCGGATAGACCGGGACCTGTCGTTGATCCGCGCTGGAGTACGGCGGAAGGCGCGGGTTCTGCGCAACGGCGAGCCCGTCGATGTGGACCCGTTGGACATCGTCCTCGGAGACGTGCTCCGACTCCGCGCCGGGGACGCAGTTCCAGCCGACGCCCGCGTGTTCGCGTGCCAGGGCTTGTGCGTCAACCAGTCGCCTCTCACCGGTATCTCAGACCCGTCCGAGAAGACCTCGAGCACGTTGACCGGCGAGCTCTCGCCTCAAGAACAGACGAACATGCTGTTCGCGGGATCGTTCGTCCATTCGGGTACCGGCAGCGCCGTCGTGGTTGCCGTCGGTGACGAGAGAACGATCTGTCAGTTCTACGCCAACCGGCACGCCGAGTTTCCGCTCGTCGCGACCCACGACCACGTGGCGCGCGCCTATCCGAAGATCGCTTGGCTCGGAGCCGTCGGCGCGCTCATCCTGGCAGCGCTCGTGCATCGTGGCGTCTCGGCGAACGCCGGAGAGACGCTGCACGCTGCCAGTGTCGCTGTCGCGTTTGTCTTGGCGGTGCTCCCTGCGCAATCCGAACTGCTGACACTGCTGGTGTTCGCCAAGAGCCTCAAGGGATTGGTGCGGCTAGGAGCTTCCGTACAGGACCCGGAGATGCTGGAGTCGCTCGCGCTGACGACGACCGTGTGCTTCGACCCGCAGGGAGTCATCACGCGTGACGAGATGGCTGTTCATCGCGTGTTCGTCGACGGGCAGGTCTTCGACGGAAGCGCCGTACCCAGGCTCCTCGGAGCGGGAACAGAGATCGAACCCAACGAAGAATTGCTCCGGTATTCGATGCCCGATGTCGAGTACTCCGACGCGCCGGAGGACACGTCCGACGGTCCGACTGCGCCGCCGGACCTGTACCTCTTGCTCGTGAGCACGGCGATGTGCGCGCTCCACGCAGACGCGGGAGAAGACGGTCGGGAAGCGATGGAGCCACGCGTCAAGGACGCCCTCCTGCAACTGGCACGCAACGCCGGGATCGACGCATCGAGCTTCCGCGGCCTGATGCCCAAAGTCGCGGACTTGCCCTACGACTCGACGCGTCGCCGACAGAGCGTTCTCTTCCGCACCGAAGCAGATCGCGGATACCTGTTCGTCATCGGCAGCGTGGCGCCGATCCTGGAGCAGTCGAAGACGATCCGCCTCAACGACGAGGAAGACGTGCTCCAAGCCCGGCAGCGGGAGACCTTGTTCTACGTTCACGACGTCATGCGGTCGGACACGACCCACGTGGTCGGTGTCGCCTATCGACGGATCTTCGGCGATATCGACCATGCAGCGGAGAACATCGAACGGCTCGAGGACGGAGTGACCTTCCTGGGGATGATCGGGTTCTCCGATCCGCTTCGTGGCGATCTGCCCGAGGTGTTCGATGCGTGTTCGCGGGCTGGGATGCGTCTCGTCATGATGGCGGATGCGGAACCGCAGGTGGCTCGGCGCATCGCACGGGAGTGTGGTCTGCTGGATCATCGGTCACAGTTGCTGACAGGCGATCAGCTCAACCTGATGGAAGACGACGACCTGATGCCCATGGTGGACCGGGTCATCGTCTACTCCCAGTTGCGGGGCGACCAGAAGGCGCGTGTGACGTCGATCCTTCGACGCCGAGAGAACGACGTGGCGTTCATGGGCAGGAACATGTACGACATCCCGGCGTTGCGCCACGCCGACGTCAGCATCGCCCCTGCCCGGTTCAGCGCGGATGCCGCCGTCCACGAGGCTGGGATCGTCCTGGAAGATGCGACGCTCGGGGGTCTCTATCGCGTGCTCCGACTCGCCAAGGATGCGGGACGCGTCATTCGGCGGGTATCTCATTGGAGCCTGTCCGTGCACGCCGCGCTGGGATTCCTGCTCGCGATTGGCGCGGTGGTCGGGCTCTTTCTCGGCGGACCCAAGGTTCCGCTGGAGCTCTCGCAGCTCGTCTGGGCAGAGCTGCTCATCTTCGGCGTTCCGTTCTCGCTGGCTGCGGTGGGTATGCGGTTCCCTGAACCGACTCACTGGGCTACTGCGAACCGCAACGTGCCCAAGGGAATCGCCTGGCAGCACGTCGCGTCGCGAGGGCTGGTGCTCGCGCTGATGTCGCTCGCCGCGGGGATTGTCGTCTCGCGGTCGGTGCCGGCGGGACCGTCACGAGCCGCCGTTTATCAAGCAGCTTCGGCGTTTGTTCTGGTGTCTTCATCGCTCGTGCTGCTGCTGCGTGACCTCATTGGCAGGCGAGGACCCGGAGCCGAGTTCGCCAAAGCGAACCGCTGGCTCATCGCTGGGTCGGCGGTGTCGGCGTTCCTTGCGGCTGTGGTTCCGTTCACACCGATCGGTGGGCTCTTCGGCGCTCCTGGGAGCGAGACGCTGGCTCCGGCGACGTTCCGCGTGATGTGGGTGGTACTCGCGGCGTTACCGGTTGCTGCGTGGTTCATGCCTCAGCCGGAATGATCCGGTGACATTCCGGCGGATGCGATCTGCCCTCGAGCCGCTTGGACAGAGCCGCGAGACTGAGCTATGACCTAGTACAAACAGGTCCGTTTCCGGCGTCTGCGTGGTTGAGACCAGTCTCTCGAGCACGGAATGCCGGTCCCATCCGCGCGACGCAGGTCTGACGGCTCGACGCAGCGATTCGTACGGCGCGTGCTCGGACCGCGTGCACACATTTGCCGCAGCCCATTGGGCGCTCTCCTATTGGGCGCTCTGAGGAGACCTACCGTGAAACAGGTTAATGTCGGACTGATCGGCTCGCAGTTTATCTCTGACATTCACGCCCATTCGTTGCAGCGCGTTCCTCGGGCGAACATTCTGGCAGTCGCTTCACGCACGCCGTCGCATGTGGAGGCGTTCGCCAAGCGCTTCGATATCCCGCACGCGTACACCGACTACATGCGCATGCTCGAGATGCCTGAGATCGACGTCGTCGTGTTGGGTCTGCCAAACGACCTGCATTCCGAAGCCGCGCAGTATGCGGCAGAGGCTGGGAAGCACGTCATCTGCGAGAAGCCCCTCGCAGTCAACCTCGAACAAGCGGATGCGATGATCCGTACGTGCCGCAAGGCGAACGTCAAGCTCATGTATGCCGAGGAACTGTGCTTCACGCCGAAGTACGTCCGGCTGAAGACCCTGGTGGACGAGGGAGCCCTCGGCGACGTTTACATGATCAAGCAGTGCGAGAAGCACGACGGACCCCACTCTCCCTGGTTCTGGGACGTCTCCCGATCCGGCGGTGGCGTGACGCTCGACATGGGATGCCACGCGTTCCAGTTCTTCCGATGGATGTTGGGGAACCCGCCCGTGGAGAGCGTCTGGGCGGAGATGGGAACCTACGTCCATCGCGACAAGACACAGGGCGACGACAACGCGGTCATCGTGGTCAACTTCGCCAACGGCGTGTCCTGCGTGGCTGAGGAGAGTTGGGCGAAACCGGGCGGCATGGACGACACTGCCGAAGTCTACGGATCGGGCGGCGTCGCGTACGCCGACCTGCTGCACGGCAACTCGATCCGCACTTACAGCTCGCAGGGCTACGGATACGCCGTCGAGAAAGCCGGGAGCACCAAGGGCTGGTCGTTCACGATCTACGAGGAGGCGTGGAACTACGGCTTTCCGCAGGAGTTCGAGCACTTCATCGACTGCGTCGCAGACGACAAGGAGCCGCTCGTGACCGGAGACGATGGCAGAGCGGTTCTCGAGATCATCTTTGCCGCGTACGAATCCGCCGGAACCGGCAGGAAGGTCCAGTTCCCGTATACGACGAGCGCGAAGCGACCGATCGATCTTTGGCGTCCGTCCGCCTAGATGGACGCCGACTGGAGGTGAGGCGTGGGGAGGCTTCTGAGTCGCGACGAGATCGCCGCGTACGAGCGCGACGGCTACCTGGCGTTCGAGGGCTTGCTGTCTGACGCCGAGGTGGACGCGTTGCTCGAACGCGCTGGGAAGATCGTGGAGGAAGAGCGTTCGGGAGTCCGCGTCCAGGTCGAGCCGCGCGTCGCCAAGGGCGAGCTGGCTGCGGAATCGAGGTTGAAGTCGATCCGCAAGGTCGAAGGGTTGGTTGAGCACGACGATCTCTTCATGGGCTTCGCGCAGCATCCGAACATCCTGCCGCGCATCCGAGACCTGCTCGGCGACCGTATACGGATGTTCCGCGACGCGCTCATGATGAAGCCGCCGCGAGTCGGCTCTGAGAAGCCGTACCACCAAGACTCCGCCTACTGGCAGATCGAACCGATGAACCTGTGCTCAGTCTGGGCGGCGCTCGATGATGCGACGCTCGAGAACGGCTGTATGCGGGTCCTGCCGGGGAGCCATCGCCAGGGCGTCGTCGAACATCGTTCGATCCGCGACTTCCAGGTCGATGAGGGCTCGCTCGACCTGAGCTCCGAAGTCAGCGTGCCGCTGAGACGAGGCGGCGTGCTGTTCTTCCACAGCCTTCTGCTTCATGCGACGTCCGATAATCTCTCGGATCGCCCGCGTCGTGCGATGATCGTCAGCTACATGGGAGCCGATGCCCGCTTCACCGGTCCGAGCGACAAGGCGCCGCAGTACCTCCAGCTCGCTTAGGCGATTTCCCACCGCGTCGGCGTGGGTTCGAATCGCGGTGTGCGCCTTCGTCTTGCTGACGTCCTACGCCAGATCGGGGTCTGCAACCGTGCTCGAAGTCCACGATGGGTCGTTCGTCATCGATGGCGAACCGACTTTCCTGCTGGGAATCAGCTACTATGGCGGTCTTGGCGCTTCGGACGAGGTACTCGGTTCCGACCTCGACCGGATCGCCGCGTGCGGGTTCAACTGGCTGCGCGTGTGGGCGACGTGGACGGCGTTCGGCGAGGACGTTTCCGCGGTCAACGACGACGGATCGCCGCGCGAGCCGTATGTGAGCCGCCTCGTGCGCCTCGTCAACATGGCGGATGCGCGAGGCATGGTCGTCGACGTGACGCTGACGCGCGGTCTCAAGCGATCTGACGGTGAGTCGAGGCTGTGGGGAAAGCTCCCGGACTTCGCGGCGCATGAGCGTGCGGTCGAGACCATCACGGAGACGCTCCGCGACCGGCGCAACGTCTACATCGACCTGGCGAACGAGCGGAACGTCGGCGATGACCGGTTCGTGCCGATTTCGGAGCTAGCGGCTCTGCGCAAGATGGTCCGGTCAATAGACCCCGATCGTCTCGTGACGGCATCTCATGGCGGCGACATGATCGCCGAGGACGCTCGCGCATACATCGACGAGGTCGGCGTCGATCTGTTGACGCCGCACCGCGACCGCTACGCGGGGTCCCCTGGCGACACGCCCGCGCGTACGCGTGAGTACCTGTCCTGGATCACCGATGTCGGGCAAGATGTTGCCCTTCACTATCAGGAGCCCTTCCGACGGGGTTACGATCCGGGCCGGTGGAACCCAGTCGCTGCGGACTTCGTGCAGGACCTCGACGCAGCGTTCGACGCTGGCGCGGCGGGCTGGTGCTTCCACAACGGCGATACTCGCATGC harbors:
- a CDS encoding pyridoxal phosphate-dependent aminotransferase, translating into MTVQPRSPELADRIARLGTESAFLVLSRAQALEASGRSVVHLEIGQPDFPTPEHICDAAIRAIRDGATGYSATEGIRPLREAVAEQISASRGVEVSPEEVAVTPGAKPLLFFAALACVRPGDEVIYPDPGFPIYESVIRFAGGVPVPLPLCPELGFGFQEEELRRRVSPKTRMCILNSPQNPTGGTLRQEDVRLICELSAEHGFWVLADEVYSELVYSGSHVSPLSHDGMRDRTILVDGASKTFAMTGWRLGWGVMPKAVVEAVSRLMVNSNSCTATFVQHAGIAALRGPREPLRRMLEEFRARRDMLIAGLNGIDGIRCGSPNGAFYAFPDVRGVSDDDRAFAESLLADQGVATLWGSSFGAQGKGHLRLSYATRREQLELGLAGIRKHVEKLKG
- a CDS encoding homoserine kinase, whose product is MSVSHPKIVVQVPASTSNLGSGFDTLGMALQIHSRYTFAVWDGEGLCHITASGLNSDEIPRDSTNLAYRAYRSLYELAGLDPPPVAIHIVNGIPLERGLGGSASAILAGLLASNAWVSEPVPIQQVLQLATRLDGHADNVAASLYGGLRVACRDGERVHSLPVECSDDLQIVIAIPKVRVPTAAARSVLPPSIPLQDAVFNIGRVALLVAAFATREYRHLAAGMEDRVHQTYREALVPEMREAFTAAREAGAWAAALSGSGPTIAAFCIGAAEEVAEAMRSTFARARIDATIHITTIDFRGASTKVAD
- a CDS encoding cation-transporting P-type ATPase is translated as MSAPWYAQDILAIVRALKTDLRTGLTTLEAASRAHDSTNADVAMAQPKPLWSVIVEQATNAQTALLAAAGVGSVLGGLATGTPAYWQGIVCLVVGIAMVAIRVWLRIRIDRDLSLIRAGVRRKARVLRNGEPVDVDPLDIVLGDVLRLRAGDAVPADARVFACQGLCVNQSPLTGISDPSEKTSSTLTGELSPQEQTNMLFAGSFVHSGTGSAVVVAVGDERTICQFYANRHAEFPLVATHDHVARAYPKIAWLGAVGALILAALVHRGVSANAGETLHAASVAVAFVLAVLPAQSELLTLLVFAKSLKGLVRLGASVQDPEMLESLALTTTVCFDPQGVITRDEMAVHRVFVDGQVFDGSAVPRLLGAGTEIEPNEELLRYSMPDVEYSDAPEDTSDGPTAPPDLYLLLVSTAMCALHADAGEDGREAMEPRVKDALLQLARNAGIDASSFRGLMPKVADLPYDSTRRRQSVLFRTEADRGYLFVIGSVAPILEQSKTIRLNDEEDVLQARQRETLFYVHDVMRSDTTHVVGVAYRRIFGDIDHAAENIERLEDGVTFLGMIGFSDPLRGDLPEVFDACSRAGMRLVMMADAEPQVARRIARECGLLDHRSQLLTGDQLNLMEDDDLMPMVDRVIVYSQLRGDQKARVTSILRRRENDVAFMGRNMYDIPALRHADVSIAPARFSADAAVHEAGIVLEDATLGGLYRVLRLAKDAGRVIRRVSHWSLSVHAALGFLLAIGAVVGLFLGGPKVPLELSQLVWAELLIFGVPFSLAAVGMRFPEPTHWATANRNVPKGIAWQHVASRGLVLALMSLAAGIVVSRSVPAGPSRAAVYQAASAFVLVSSSLVLLLRDLIGRRGPGAEFAKANRWLIAGSAVSAFLAAVVPFTPIGGLFGAPGSETLAPATFRVMWVVLAALPVAAWFMPQPE
- a CDS encoding Gfo/Idh/MocA family oxidoreductase, translated to MPVPSARRRSDGSTQRFVRRVLGPRAHICRSPLGALLLGALRRPTVKQVNVGLIGSQFISDIHAHSLQRVPRANILAVASRTPSHVEAFAKRFDIPHAYTDYMRMLEMPEIDVVVLGLPNDLHSEAAQYAAEAGKHVICEKPLAVNLEQADAMIRTCRKANVKLMYAEELCFTPKYVRLKTLVDEGALGDVYMIKQCEKHDGPHSPWFWDVSRSGGGVTLDMGCHAFQFFRWMLGNPPVESVWAEMGTYVHRDKTQGDDNAVIVVNFANGVSCVAEESWAKPGGMDDTAEVYGSGGVAYADLLHGNSIRTYSSQGYGYAVEKAGSTKGWSFTIYEEAWNYGFPQEFEHFIDCVADDKEPLVTGDDGRAVLEIIFAAYESAGTGRKVQFPYTTSAKRPIDLWRPSA
- a CDS encoding phytanoyl-CoA dioxygenase family protein, whose product is MGRLLSRDEIAAYERDGYLAFEGLLSDAEVDALLERAGKIVEEERSGVRVQVEPRVAKGELAAESRLKSIRKVEGLVEHDDLFMGFAQHPNILPRIRDLLGDRIRMFRDALMMKPPRVGSEKPYHQDSAYWQIEPMNLCSVWAALDDATLENGCMRVLPGSHRQGVVEHRSIRDFQVDEGSLDLSSEVSVPLRRGGVLFFHSLLLHATSDNLSDRPRRAMIVSYMGADARFTGPSDKAPQYLQLA
- a CDS encoding glycoside hydrolase family 5 protein, whose protein sequence is MCAFVLLTSYARSGSATVLEVHDGSFVIDGEPTFLLGISYYGGLGASDEVLGSDLDRIAACGFNWLRVWATWTAFGEDVSAVNDDGSPREPYVSRLVRLVNMADARGMVVDVTLTRGLKRSDGESRLWGKLPDFAAHERAVETITETLRDRRNVYIDLANERNVGDDRFVPISELAALRKMVRSIDPDRLVTASHGGDMIAEDARAYIDEVGVDLLTPHRDRYAGSPGDTPARTREYLSWITDVGQDVALHYQEPFRRGYDPGRWNPVAADFVQDLDAAFDAGAAGWCFHNGDTRMPGSDGRPRRSFDLREGSLFDGLDREERAFVESLSEWVRRHGRRAAGRTE